From Micromonospora nigra, one genomic window encodes:
- the pdxY gene encoding pyridoxal kinase PdxY produces the protein MRILSIQSSVAYGHVGNSAAVFPLQRLGHEVWPVLTVHFSNHTGYGAWRGPLLAPADVAEVIAGIADRGVLGSADAVLSGYQGDPAMGAVILDAVARVKSANPAAVYCCDPVMGDVGRGLFVRPGIPEYLRDVVVPRADIITPNHFELDFLAGRTTGSVPEVLAAVDVVRETGPRHVLVTSVLHGDVPAGSLEVVAVSDEGAWAVTTPLLPINPNGGGDVTAALYLAHLQTTGSPATALERTIAAVYAVFEATLAAGTREIQLVAAQDAIADPPTRFTARRLR, from the coding sequence GTGAGGATCCTGTCAATCCAGTCATCGGTCGCCTACGGCCACGTCGGCAACTCGGCGGCCGTCTTTCCCCTCCAGCGCCTCGGGCACGAGGTCTGGCCGGTGCTGACGGTCCACTTCTCCAACCACACGGGGTACGGGGCGTGGCGTGGCCCGCTGCTGGCACCGGCCGACGTGGCGGAGGTGATCGCGGGCATCGCGGACCGGGGCGTCCTCGGCAGCGCCGACGCGGTGTTGTCGGGCTACCAGGGCGACCCGGCCATGGGCGCGGTGATCCTCGACGCGGTCGCCAGGGTCAAGTCGGCCAACCCGGCGGCGGTGTACTGCTGCGACCCGGTGATGGGCGATGTCGGCCGGGGGTTGTTCGTCCGGCCGGGCATCCCCGAGTACCTGCGCGACGTCGTCGTCCCGCGCGCCGACATCATCACCCCCAACCACTTCGAGCTGGACTTCCTCGCCGGCCGTACGACCGGCTCGGTGCCGGAGGTGCTGGCGGCGGTCGACGTCGTGCGCGAGACGGGGCCGCGGCACGTGCTGGTCACCAGCGTGCTCCACGGCGACGTGCCGGCGGGGTCGCTGGAGGTGGTGGCCGTCTCGGACGAGGGCGCGTGGGCGGTGACCACGCCGCTGCTGCCGATCAACCCCAACGGCGGGGGCGACGTCACCGCCGCGCTCTACCTGGCTCACCTGCAGACGACGGGCTCGCCCGCGACGGCGCTGGAACGCACCATCGCCGCCGTCTACGCCGTGTTCGAGGCGACCCTCGCCGCGGGCACCCGGGAGATCCAGTTGGTGGCGGCGCAGGACGCGATCGCCGAC
- a CDS encoding GAF and ANTAR domain-containing protein, which produces MVSDAAGSYLASAYGRLLTLVADSPDVDVFLDQVVRVAAEVVTPAVACGLTVRRDGGALTAASSDGLAARADEIQYGADEGPCLEALRSGRIVEVVDLRTDDRWRRYREHALRLGVAGSLSLPMTVDGETVGALNLYTTDPGSFTDGARRQAVAFTEQGTAALTVILRQADQALVHRQLTEAMSSRSVIDQALGVLMGQQRCTAAEAFALLRRASQHRNRKLRDVAAEIITQVTGEAPQPAPGFVSPRQHA; this is translated from the coding sequence ATGGTGTCCGATGCTGCGGGGTCCTACCTGGCCTCGGCGTACGGCCGGCTGTTGACCCTGGTCGCCGACTCGCCTGACGTCGACGTGTTCCTCGACCAGGTCGTCCGGGTCGCGGCGGAGGTCGTCACCCCGGCCGTGGCCTGCGGTCTGACGGTACGTCGCGACGGCGGCGCCCTCACCGCCGCCAGCAGTGACGGCCTCGCCGCCCGGGCCGACGAGATCCAGTACGGCGCCGACGAGGGCCCCTGCCTGGAGGCCCTTCGCAGTGGCCGGATCGTCGAGGTGGTCGACCTGCGGACGGACGACCGCTGGCGCCGGTACCGGGAACACGCGCTACGCCTCGGCGTCGCCGGCTCGCTGTCCCTGCCGATGACGGTCGACGGCGAGACCGTCGGGGCCCTCAACCTCTACACCACCGATCCCGGCTCCTTCACCGACGGGGCACGTCGGCAGGCCGTGGCCTTCACCGAACAGGGGACGGCGGCGCTCACCGTCATCCTCCGCCAGGCCGACCAGGCCCTCGTGCACCGGCAGCTCACCGAGGCGATGTCCTCGCGGAGCGTCATCGACCAGGCGTTGGGTGTGCTGATGGGTCAGCAGCGGTGCACCGCCGCGGAGGCGTTCGCCCTGCTCCGGCGAGCGTCGCAGCATCGCAACCGAAAGCTGCGGGACGTGGCCGCGGAGATCATCACCCAGGTCACCGGCGAGGCACCGCAACCAGCTCCGGGGTTCGTCTCGCCGCGCCAGCATGCCTGA
- a CDS encoding STAS domain-containing protein — protein sequence MSVHQAPPPTARQTPRPPALSLTVSAEGAVAVVVRVRGAVDMATSDLLLDAVETVLAGRPPPVLVLDLSGVTFFSAAGITALLVVRQHVAAAGRTLVLRQPSRITAVVIDIVELRDEFTIE from the coding sequence ATGTCCGTCCATCAGGCACCGCCCCCGACAGCCCGACAAACCCCCCGACCACCGGCCCTGTCCCTCACCGTCAGCGCGGAGGGCGCGGTGGCAGTGGTGGTGCGGGTTCGGGGCGCGGTGGACATGGCCACCTCCGACCTGCTCCTCGACGCCGTGGAAACGGTGCTGGCCGGTCGACCGCCCCCGGTGCTGGTGCTGGACCTGAGCGGGGTGACCTTCTTCAGCGCGGCCGGCATCACCGCGCTGCTCGTCGTACGTCAGCACGTCGCCGCAGCCGGCCGCACGCTGGTGCTGCGCCAGCCGTCCCGGATCACCGCAGTCGTCATCGACATCGTCGA